Proteins encoded within one genomic window of Amycolatopsis nigrescens CSC17Ta-90:
- a CDS encoding class I SAM-dependent methyltransferase, translated as MGDVGALTAWAEQLAAWVIPAEVLARAEESPWVLPRPVFVRRADAQIAEPAGATFAEALAALDRPGTVLDVGAAAGASSLPLAGRAPVTSVTAVDVDETLLATFAERAGRLGLAHRLVPGRWPEQAERAGVADVVLCGNVVYNVPDLGPFVTALTGCARRRVVLELAASHPLVELNPLWQRFHGITRPDGPTADDCVAALTELGIRPRVVRWNRPPRPEHAGITDLVDVTRRRLCLPASATAEVAAALRERGVDPSLPPDLGSSGRALVTLSWPGTAA; from the coding sequence ATGGGCGATGTGGGCGCGTTGACGGCGTGGGCGGAGCAGCTCGCCGCCTGGGTGATTCCGGCGGAGGTGCTGGCGCGGGCCGAGGAGTCGCCATGGGTGCTGCCGCGGCCGGTGTTCGTGCGGCGGGCTGACGCGCAGATCGCCGAGCCGGCCGGGGCCACGTTCGCCGAGGCGCTCGCGGCGCTGGACCGGCCGGGCACGGTGCTCGACGTCGGGGCGGCGGCGGGGGCGAGCAGCCTGCCGCTGGCCGGCCGGGCGCCGGTCACGTCGGTGACCGCGGTGGACGTGGACGAAACGCTGCTGGCGACCTTCGCCGAACGCGCCGGGCGGCTCGGTCTGGCGCACCGGCTGGTGCCCGGCCGGTGGCCGGAGCAGGCGGAGCGGGCCGGGGTGGCGGACGTCGTGCTGTGCGGGAACGTGGTCTACAACGTGCCCGACCTCGGGCCGTTCGTCACCGCGCTGACCGGGTGCGCGCGCCGCCGGGTGGTGCTGGAACTGGCCGCGAGCCATCCGCTGGTCGAGCTGAACCCGCTGTGGCAGCGCTTCCACGGCATCACCCGCCCGGACGGTCCGACCGCGGACGACTGCGTGGCCGCACTGACCGAGCTGGGCATCCGGCCGCGGGTGGTTCGCTGGAACCGCCCGCCGCGGCCGGAGCACGCCGGGATCACCGATCTGGTGGACGTCACCCGGCGGCGGCTGTGCTTGCCCGCCTCGGCCACCGCGGAGGTGGCGGCCGCGCTGCGCGAGCGCGGTGTCGATCCGAGCCTGCCGCCCGATCTCGGTTCGTCCGGGCGCGCGCTGGTCACCCTGAGCTGGCCCGGTACCGCGGCCTGA
- a CDS encoding DUF2334 domain-containing protein, translated as MSRTKGQRGSGRRRLRSPAGFRLSVIAVVVLTGLVTLIIQTRPPNVLLASAAAAPVALTDRLPMTGVAGNPGPGGDPAQHTLVLYDAGEREAPSPLADGGEAATAEAYAMYTANLVSRSGAWKMRAAADYQAGEIGGYQAVVYVGTIPDALLPPALLADLAAAKVPVVWLGENVDKLFVHDPGMAARLGWQPAGRVLVPPANVRYKNVMLTRNPQSGGFPLLRVDNAELTEVLAEAVPAEGPGTPWAVRSSGITYLAEAPYSFVDESDRYLAAADILLGTLAPETPERHRALARIEDIGPRTDPEQIRRIADFLGGQGVPFSMAVYPYYVDPRGSANGGRPTYARLVDSPALVDALRYATDRGGSLIMHGYSHQFEERANPYDGASAADYEFYTAIVDENNAVVETGPVPGDSAEWFRERIATGLGEFRRVGLPEPDIFEFPHYGGSAVDYKAVTPIFAARYDQGSYYAGYCPRGECGSTAVSYNEKHGQYFPYPVRDVYGAVVVPENLDHVAPQAFNQHPPRLPQDLLDDSKRAKVVRDNVASFFFHPFLPLDNLRTLVDGLRGQGYQFTSASEVARG; from the coding sequence ATGAGCAGAACCAAGGGACAGCGAGGATCTGGCCGTCGCCGGCTGCGTTCGCCCGCCGGCTTCCGGTTGAGCGTGATCGCCGTGGTGGTCCTCACCGGGCTGGTCACCCTGATCATCCAGACCAGGCCGCCGAACGTGCTGCTCGCCTCCGCGGCGGCCGCGCCGGTGGCACTGACCGACCGGCTGCCGATGACCGGCGTAGCAGGCAATCCCGGCCCCGGTGGCGATCCCGCCCAGCACACCCTCGTGCTGTACGACGCGGGTGAACGCGAGGCGCCCAGCCCATTGGCCGACGGGGGCGAAGCCGCTACCGCCGAGGCGTACGCGATGTACACCGCGAACCTGGTGTCGCGTTCGGGTGCCTGGAAGATGCGCGCGGCGGCGGACTACCAGGCCGGTGAGATCGGCGGCTACCAGGCGGTGGTCTACGTCGGCACGATCCCGGACGCACTGCTGCCGCCCGCGCTGCTCGCCGATTTGGCCGCCGCGAAGGTGCCGGTCGTCTGGCTGGGCGAGAACGTGGACAAGCTGTTCGTGCACGACCCAGGCATGGCCGCCCGGCTAGGCTGGCAGCCCGCCGGTCGCGTGCTGGTGCCGCCGGCGAACGTGCGGTACAAGAACGTGATGTTGACCAGGAACCCCCAGTCCGGCGGGTTTCCCCTGCTGCGCGTGGACAACGCGGAGCTGACCGAGGTGCTCGCGGAGGCCGTGCCGGCGGAGGGGCCGGGTACGCCGTGGGCGGTGCGTTCGAGCGGGATCACCTATCTCGCCGAGGCTCCTTACTCCTTTGTGGACGAAAGCGACCGGTATCTCGCGGCCGCGGACATCCTGCTCGGCACGCTCGCCCCGGAAACCCCGGAGCGGCACCGGGCACTGGCCCGGATCGAGGACATCGGCCCGCGCACCGACCCGGAGCAGATCCGCCGGATCGCGGACTTCCTCGGCGGGCAGGGCGTCCCGTTCTCGATGGCGGTGTACCCGTACTACGTGGATCCGCGCGGTTCGGCCAACGGCGGACGGCCGACCTACGCCAGGCTGGTGGACAGCCCGGCGCTGGTGGACGCGCTGCGCTACGCCACCGACCGTGGCGGCTCCCTGATCATGCACGGCTACAGCCACCAGTTCGAGGAGCGGGCCAACCCCTACGACGGCGCCAGCGCGGCGGACTACGAGTTCTACACCGCGATCGTCGACGAGAACAACGCGGTGGTGGAGACCGGCCCGGTGCCGGGTGACTCGGCCGAATGGTTCCGGGAGCGGATCGCCACCGGGCTCGGCGAGTTCCGCCGGGTCGGCCTGCCCGAGCCGGACATCTTCGAGTTCCCGCACTACGGCGGTTCGGCGGTGGACTACAAGGCGGTCACCCCGATCTTCGCCGCCCGGTATGACCAGGGCAGCTACTACGCCGGCTACTGCCCGCGCGGCGAGTGCGGGTCGACCGCGGTGTCCTACAACGAGAAGCACGGCCAGTACTTCCCGTACCCGGTGCGGGACGTGTACGGCGCGGTCGTGGTCCCGGAGAACCTGGACCACGTGGCACCGCAGGCCTTCAACCAGCATCCGCCGCGGCTGCCGCAGGACCTGCTGGACGACTCGAAGCGGGCGAAGGTGGTGCGAGACAACGTCGCGAGCTTCTTCTTCCACCCGTTCCTCCCGCTGGACAACCTGCGGACACTGGTGGACGGCCTGCGCGGCCAGGGCTACCAGTTCACTTCGGCCAGCGAGGTCGCCCGCGGCTGA
- the wecB gene encoding non-hydrolyzing UDP-N-acetylglucosamine 2-epimerase — MDQRRSPVPGHRPVVWLVVGTRPEAIKLAPVADALAEGGRMRPVVVATGQHPEMVGQALAAFGRTADAGLTVDRRNGGQPELLAQLITALDGLAAQSPPDAVLVQGDTTTTLAGALTAFWRRIPVVHLEAGLRSFDMAAPFPEELNRRMVTQAAALHLAPTPEAAGNLRREGVSGDDILVTGNTSVDAIRAVTERAPTFADGALAEVVEDATAGRHRLVLVTAHRRESWGEPLREVLRAVAELVTRHPGIRVVLPAHPNPEVRRLVHDTLGTEDRVLITEPLAYEELAAVLAASTLVLSDSGGIQEEAPTFGVPVLVLREVTERAEAVHAGCARLVGTDRELIVATASELLVDPAARVAMMSRGNPFGDGAAARRTEQAVARLLGLAAAAPDQFRVADLATVSGGV; from the coding sequence ATGGATCAGAGACGTTCGCCGGTGCCGGGGCACCGGCCCGTGGTATGGCTCGTGGTGGGCACCCGGCCGGAGGCGATCAAGCTCGCACCGGTCGCGGACGCGCTGGCAGAAGGGGGCCGGATGCGGCCGGTGGTGGTCGCCACCGGGCAGCATCCGGAAATGGTGGGCCAGGCGCTGGCCGCCTTCGGCCGCACGGCGGACGCCGGTCTCACCGTCGACCGGCGGAACGGCGGGCAGCCGGAGCTGCTCGCCCAGCTGATCACCGCGCTGGACGGGCTCGCCGCGCAGTCCCCGCCGGACGCCGTGCTCGTCCAGGGGGACACCACGACCACGCTGGCGGGTGCGCTGACCGCGTTCTGGCGGCGGATCCCGGTGGTGCACCTGGAAGCCGGCCTGCGGTCCTTCGACATGGCCGCGCCGTTCCCGGAAGAGCTCAACCGCCGGATGGTGACCCAGGCAGCGGCGCTGCACCTGGCACCGACCCCGGAAGCGGCCGGGAACCTGCGCCGGGAAGGGGTTTCCGGCGACGACATCCTCGTCACCGGCAACACCTCGGTGGACGCGATCCGCGCGGTCACCGAACGGGCACCCACCTTCGCCGACGGCGCGCTGGCCGAGGTGGTGGAGGACGCCACCGCCGGGCGGCACCGGCTGGTGCTGGTCACCGCGCACCGGCGGGAGTCCTGGGGCGAACCGCTGCGCGAGGTGCTGCGCGCGGTGGCCGAGTTGGTGACCCGCCATCCCGGGATCAGGGTGGTGCTGCCGGCCCACCCGAATCCCGAGGTGCGCCGGCTCGTGCACGACACGCTCGGCACCGAGGACCGGGTGCTGATCACCGAGCCGCTGGCGTACGAAGAACTGGCCGCGGTGCTCGCCGCGAGCACCCTGGTGCTGTCGGATTCCGGTGGCATCCAAGAGGAAGCGCCCACCTTCGGGGTGCCGGTGCTGGTGCTGCGCGAGGTCACCGAACGCGCCGAGGCGGTGCACGCGGGTTGTGCGCGGCTGGTCGGCACCGACCGCGAGCTGATCGTGGCCACCGCGTCCGAACTGCTCGTCGACCCGGCCGCCCGCGTGGCCATGATGAGCCGCGGCAACCCCTTCGGCGACGGCGCCGCGGCACGGCGAACCGAGCAGGCCGTGGCCAGGCTGCTCGGGCTGGCCGCGGCGGCACCGGACCAGTTCCGCGTCGCGGACCTGGCGACCGTCTCGGGTGGGGTGTGA
- a CDS encoding alpha/beta hydrolase family protein: MKTRTLSAVPVTGPGRDAHFPVRLALPRPTGPFPVGLSTLHLRDDTRADPQAPARRRELTVSLWYPARARTGWPAPYLSVRESAALIRLLDAPGVPAGALTRTRTHARLDAGPLGLRAPLVLLSPGFLMPRGTLTSLAEDLASRGYVVAGIGHEPAGTAFPDDPAMVTMDRAADVSFVLDELTGPRPVWGGGRLIDGDRIAMAGHAAGGDSVLPAMLGDHRIGAGLTMDGLTEASTAGVDRPFLMLGTPGNQPGGADGVWDRTWSALSGWKRWLTVDGAQHHTFGDTVLLAEQLGLHSAYPLSGPWGVQITRVHLAAFADLHLRDRPQPLLNGPDPHYPEVRYWAA; this comes from the coding sequence ATGAAAACTCGCACGCTGTCCGCGGTACCGGTGACCGGGCCCGGCCGTGACGCGCACTTCCCGGTCCGGCTCGCGCTCCCCCGCCCCACCGGCCCGTTCCCGGTCGGGCTGAGCACGCTGCACCTGCGGGACGACACCAGGGCCGATCCGCAGGCGCCAGCCCGGCGGCGCGAGCTGACGGTCTCCCTGTGGTACCCGGCCAGGGCGCGGACCGGCTGGCCGGCGCCCTACCTGAGCGTCCGGGAGTCGGCGGCGCTGATCCGGCTGCTAGACGCGCCGGGAGTGCCGGCGGGCGCGCTCACCCGGACCAGGACGCACGCCAGGCTGGACGCCGGGCCGCTGGGCCTGCGTGCCCCGCTGGTGCTGCTCTCGCCGGGTTTCCTGATGCCGCGCGGAACCCTGACGTCGCTGGCCGAAGACCTGGCCAGCCGCGGCTACGTGGTGGCGGGCATCGGCCACGAGCCGGCCGGGACCGCCTTCCCCGACGACCCCGCCATGGTGACGATGGACCGCGCCGCCGACGTGTCCTTCGTGCTCGACGAGCTGACCGGGCCGCGGCCGGTCTGGGGCGGCGGCAGGCTGATCGACGGCGATCGGATCGCGATGGCCGGGCACGCCGCCGGTGGCGACAGCGTGCTCCCGGCGATGCTCGGCGACCACCGGATCGGCGCCGGGCTCACCATGGACGGCCTCACCGAGGCTTCCACCGCCGGGGTGGACCGGCCGTTCCTGATGCTCGGCACACCGGGTAACCAGCCGGGCGGCGCGGACGGCGTCTGGGACCGCACCTGGTCCGCGCTGTCCGGCTGGAAGCGCTGGCTCACCGTGGACGGCGCCCAGCACCACACCTTCGGCGACACCGTGCTGCTGGCCGAGCAGCTCGGGCTGCACAGTGCGTACCCGCTGTCCGGGCCGTGGGGCGTGCAGATCACCAGGGTGCACCTCGCCGCGTTCGCCGACCTGCACCTGCGCGATCGCCCGCAGCCGCTGCTGAACGGGCCCGACCCGCACTACCCCGAGGTCCGCTACTGGGCCGCTTGA
- a CDS encoding glycosyltransferase family 2 protein, translating into MQNLTVATMIMMALLIWWPVQNLVLAAFAWRVPQPPRGVRRTPDPVPFWIIIPALNEERVIANTVRNALTTGTRWTPVRVLVVDDGSDDATPHILAGITDPRLHVLRRNLPMARQGKGESLNTAFRYILRIAQQEGTVDRAVVGVVDGDGRCSEGMLDEIAALMAEDSVGAVQCRVRIHNRRKVLALLQDLEFGAIADSSQSLRDLVGSVGMGGNGQFTRLSVLAKFYPSPWSACLVEDLELGLRLHLSGIRVRYTKSAWVTQQGLTDVGRLLRQRTRWAQGNLQCARYLKHLNSSRFVGSAGLADFLLYLVSPWLTVPMSILFVGLLATSGVAMATGNSLGGLVATGDTVGTSAALLAGLLFLPGLVWSLVHRIRLGDEGLFRCLLAGLLYPWFLALGIVATWRALFRLLGGRNSWAKTERLAEDGRTGGQPLPLVAAQAPVPSMPLPVPAVISPAPVPPPPRSPATAPQGIPAAHLVDAQVTRPIQHPQDPRRPMERV; encoded by the coding sequence ATGCAGAACCTCACCGTGGCCACCATGATCATGATGGCGCTGCTGATCTGGTGGCCGGTGCAGAACCTGGTGCTCGCCGCGTTCGCCTGGCGGGTTCCCCAGCCACCCCGTGGGGTGCGAAGAACACCGGACCCGGTGCCCTTCTGGATCATCATCCCGGCGCTGAACGAGGAGCGCGTGATCGCCAATACGGTGCGCAACGCGCTCACCACCGGCACCCGCTGGACTCCGGTGCGGGTACTCGTGGTGGACGACGGTTCCGATGACGCGACCCCGCACATCCTGGCCGGCATCACCGATCCGCGGCTGCACGTGCTGCGCCGGAACCTGCCGATGGCCCGGCAGGGCAAGGGGGAGTCGCTGAACACCGCTTTCCGTTACATACTCCGGATCGCGCAGCAGGAGGGCACGGTGGACCGGGCCGTGGTCGGGGTGGTCGACGGGGACGGCCGGTGCAGCGAGGGAATGCTGGACGAGATCGCGGCGCTGATGGCGGAGGACTCGGTCGGCGCGGTGCAGTGCCGGGTGCGGATCCACAACCGCCGCAAGGTGCTCGCCCTGTTGCAGGATCTGGAGTTCGGCGCGATCGCGGACTCTTCGCAGTCCCTTCGCGACCTCGTCGGCAGCGTCGGCATGGGTGGCAACGGGCAGTTCACCCGGCTTTCCGTGCTGGCGAAGTTCTATCCCAGCCCGTGGTCGGCCTGCCTTGTCGAGGACCTCGAGCTCGGCCTGCGCCTGCACCTGTCCGGAATCCGGGTGCGCTACACCAAATCCGCCTGGGTGACCCAGCAGGGACTGACCGACGTCGGGCGGCTGCTGCGACAGCGAACCCGCTGGGCGCAGGGGAACCTGCAGTGCGCCCGGTACCTCAAGCACCTCAACTCGTCCCGGTTCGTCGGCAGCGCGGGGCTGGCCGACTTCCTGCTGTACCTGGTTTCGCCGTGGCTGACGGTGCCGATGTCGATCCTGTTCGTCGGCCTGCTCGCCACCTCCGGGGTCGCGATGGCGACCGGGAACTCGCTCGGCGGCCTGGTCGCCACCGGCGACACCGTGGGCACTTCGGCCGCACTGCTGGCCGGCCTGCTGTTCCTGCCCGGGCTGGTCTGGTCGCTGGTGCACCGGATCCGACTCGGTGACGAAGGGCTGTTCCGCTGCCTGCTCGCCGGGCTGCTGTACCCGTGGTTCCTGGCGCTGGGCATCGTGGCCACCTGGCGCGCGCTGTTCCGGCTGCTCGGCGGGCGCAACTCCTGGGCCAAGACCGAACGGCTCGCCGAGGACGGCCGCACCGGCGGGCAACCGCTTCCGCTCGTGGCGGCGCAGGCCCCGGTTCCGTCGATGCCGCTTCCGGTACCGGCTGTGATCTCGCCGGCACCGGTTCCGCCGCCGCCGCGGTCCCCGGCGACCGCCCCGCAGGGGATCCCGGCCGCGCACCTGGTGGACGCACAGGTGACGAGGCCGATCCAACATCCGCAGGATCCTCGTCGGCCGATGGAGCGCGTGTGA
- a CDS encoding SGNH/GDSL hydrolase family protein, protein MRRLLAAGTAIVLTVGLGTVSTSAPGPTPSTNWIGTWATAPSAGVRGTEAGYPNYSIRNVVHTSVGGHGVRVRLSNAFGTAPLTLGRVTVAVSADPSGPRAVAGSMRELTFGGAGTTVVPAGAEVLSDPVRLRVPEDGDLLVTTYTPTPSGLVTYHPLARQTSFFTRAGDFAAEESGASFVERTKAWHYVSGVDVQGAPTSRAVATLGDSITDGFASTEGANQRWPDLLSDRMIAEGRRHGVLNAGISANRLLLDEPGDPSGRNALARLDGDALSRSGVGTLIVLEGINDIQQTPHQTDPAVIIAAYRQIIAQTHARGIRVVGGTLTPFKGWMVYDETLEATRQAVNTFIRTSGAFDAVIDFDLAVRDPADPQRLLPAYDSGDHLHPGDAGYQAMADAVDLARL, encoded by the coding sequence ATGCGGCGACTTCTGGCGGCCGGCACGGCGATCGTGCTCACGGTCGGCCTCGGCACGGTGTCCACCAGCGCACCAGGGCCAACCCCCTCGACCAACTGGATCGGCACCTGGGCCACGGCACCTTCGGCGGGGGTGCGCGGCACCGAGGCCGGCTACCCGAACTACTCCATCCGCAACGTGGTGCACACCAGCGTCGGCGGCCACGGGGTGCGGGTCCGGCTGTCCAACGCGTTCGGCACCGCTCCGCTGACGCTCGGCCGGGTCACCGTGGCGGTGTCGGCGGACCCGTCCGGGCCGCGCGCGGTCGCCGGCTCGATGCGCGAGCTGACCTTCGGCGGCGCCGGCACGACCGTGGTGCCCGCCGGCGCGGAGGTGCTCAGCGATCCGGTGCGGCTGCGGGTGCCCGAGGACGGCGACCTGCTTGTCACCACCTACACGCCGACGCCGTCGGGACTGGTGACCTACCACCCGCTCGCCCGGCAGACCTCGTTCTTCACCCGCGCCGGCGACTTCGCCGCCGAGGAGTCCGGTGCGTCCTTCGTGGAGCGGACCAAGGCGTGGCACTACGTCTCGGGGGTGGATGTGCAGGGCGCCCCGACCTCGCGGGCGGTGGCCACCCTCGGCGACTCGATCACCGACGGGTTCGCTTCCACCGAAGGCGCCAACCAGCGCTGGCCGGACCTGCTCAGCGACCGGATGATCGCCGAGGGCCGTCGCCACGGCGTGCTCAACGCCGGGATCAGCGCCAACCGGCTGCTGCTCGACGAGCCGGGCGACCCGTCCGGGCGCAACGCACTGGCCCGCCTCGACGGGGATGCGCTCAGCCGCAGCGGCGTCGGCACGCTGATCGTGCTGGAGGGCATCAACGACATCCAGCAGACTCCGCACCAGACCGACCCCGCCGTGATCATCGCCGCGTACCGGCAGATCATCGCCCAGACACACGCCCGCGGGATACGGGTGGTCGGCGGCACGCTCACCCCGTTCAAGGGCTGGATGGTCTACGACGAAACCCTGGAGGCCACCAGGCAGGCGGTGAACACCTTCATCCGCACCAGCGGCGCCTTCGACGCGGTGATCGACTTCGACCTGGCGGTGCGCGATCCGGCCGACCCGCAGCGCCTGCTGCCCGCCTACGACTCCGGCGACCACCTGCATCCCGGGGACGCCGGCTACCAGGCGATGGCGGACGCGGTGGACCTCGCCCGGCTCTGA
- a CDS encoding EamA family transporter — translation MSLDQVPRLRPSGGFGRFRPPAPVLVLCSVLSVQFGQAFGKSLFGTVTPSGVVTLRLGLAALLLLAIYRPRLPRDRVEWPLVLGFGTAIAGMNLIYLALARLPVGVAMTVQLLGPLAVALAASRRPLDFVWSALAVGGLLLFMLPGTDVGRLSPAGLALALPAAVAMGGYVLLSKRAGTRSADGSVLALALVWATLLWAPFGIVHNGPDLLRPGTLLFGLGVAVLSAALPYSLELAALRELSPRVVGILQSLEPAAGAGAGFLVLAETLTGTQLGAMGCVSAAAIAAVLTSRERRSLARKVPTGRYPWNPAAIRRAFRRSSASDRPGRTSPSLLRLDPLVNDSQDPNPVGPGAHDCGKPPRDS, via the coding sequence ATGTCTCTCGATCAGGTACCGCGCCTTCGCCCCTCGGGCGGGTTCGGCCGCTTCCGGCCGCCGGCGCCCGTGCTGGTGCTGTGCAGCGTGCTGAGCGTGCAGTTCGGCCAGGCGTTCGGCAAGAGCCTCTTCGGCACCGTCACCCCGTCCGGAGTGGTCACCCTGCGGCTGGGGCTGGCCGCGCTCCTGCTGCTGGCGATCTACCGCCCACGGCTGCCGCGGGACCGGGTCGAATGGCCGCTGGTACTGGGTTTCGGCACCGCCATCGCCGGGATGAACCTGATCTACCTCGCGCTGGCGCGGCTGCCGGTCGGGGTCGCGATGACCGTGCAGCTGCTCGGCCCGCTGGCCGTCGCGCTGGCGGCGTCCAGGCGGCCGCTCGACTTCGTCTGGTCCGCGCTCGCCGTCGGCGGGCTGCTGCTGTTCATGCTGCCCGGCACCGATGTCGGCCGGCTCTCGCCCGCCGGTCTCGCCCTCGCGCTGCCGGCCGCGGTCGCGATGGGCGGTTACGTGCTGCTCAGCAAACGCGCCGGGACGCGGTCCGCGGACGGGTCCGTGCTCGCGCTGGCACTGGTCTGGGCCACCCTGCTGTGGGCACCCTTCGGGATAGTCCACAATGGACCCGACCTGCTCCGGCCCGGCACCCTGCTCTTCGGCCTCGGCGTCGCCGTGCTGTCCGCGGCCCTGCCCTACTCCCTCGAACTCGCCGCACTGCGCGAGCTCAGCCCGCGCGTGGTCGGCATCCTGCAGAGCCTCGAACCCGCGGCGGGCGCGGGCGCCGGGTTCCTGGTGCTCGCCGAAACCCTGACCGGCACCCAGCTGGGCGCGATGGGCTGTGTCAGCGCCGCCGCGATCGCCGCGGTGCTCACGTCACGGGAACGGCGCAGCCTCGCCAGAAAAGTACCAACTGGCAGATACCCATGGAATCCCGCCGCAATACGCCGCGCTTTTCGGCGCTCCTCAGCGTCGGATCGTCCCGGAAGAACCTCTCCATCCCTTTTGCGCCTCGACCCCCTCGTGAATGACTCACAAGATCCCAATCCGGTGGGACCGGGAGCTCATGACTGCGGGAAACCGCCACGCGACTCTTAG